The proteins below are encoded in one region of Alistipes indistinctus YIT 12060:
- the trxA gene encoding thioredoxin, which translates to MALSITTANYQEIIDSGKPVVIDFWAEWCGPCRMVGPIIDELAAEYDGKVVIGKCDVDENDALAVKFGVRNIPTVVFLKGGEVVDKQIGAGPKSVFEEKIAKLL; encoded by the coding sequence ATGGCACTTAGTATAACAACAGCTAATTATCAGGAAATTATCGATTCTGGCAAGCCCGTGGTGATCGACTTCTGGGCCGAGTGGTGCGGTCCCTGCCGCATGGTAGGTCCGATTATCGACGAATTGGCCGCCGAGTATGACGGCAAGGTCGTGATCGGCAAATGCGATGTGGACGAGAACGATGCGCTGGCCGTGAAGTTCGGCGTGCGCAATATCCCTACGGTTGTTTTCCTCAAGGGCGGCGAAGTGGTCGACAAGCAGATCGGCGCGGGTCCGAAAAGCGTTTTCGAAGAGAAAATCGCTAAATTGCTGTAA
- a CDS encoding CvfB family protein, whose translation MLSAGHYYKLRVNRISDFGLYLSDNEENEVLLPNRYVSLENKVGDELDVFVYCDSEDRLVATTDRPLATVGEAACLKVVDKTIHGAFLDWGLKAKDLFLPNRNMQGRVEAGRSYVVFLYNDNVTGRVVATMLLNGFVNNQELTLRPREEVDILVASQNEIGYRVILNNRHWGMLYRNQLFRPVQIGDRLKGYVSRITEDNRVDVALQQQGYDEVKKSAARLVELLQGQGGTLPLWDASAPDEVARLTGMSKKVFKRSAGLLMKQGRITMQEGRISLVDEE comes from the coding sequence ATGCTGTCTGCCGGCCATTACTATAAACTGCGGGTCAACCGCATTTCCGATTTCGGACTCTACCTCTCCGACAACGAAGAGAACGAAGTGTTGCTGCCCAACCGTTATGTCTCATTGGAAAACAAAGTGGGCGACGAACTGGACGTATTCGTATACTGCGATTCGGAAGACCGCCTCGTCGCGACGACGGACCGGCCGCTGGCAACCGTCGGTGAAGCGGCCTGCCTCAAGGTGGTGGACAAAACGATCCACGGCGCTTTCCTCGACTGGGGCCTGAAAGCAAAAGACCTTTTCCTGCCCAACCGCAACATGCAGGGACGCGTCGAAGCGGGCCGGAGCTACGTGGTATTCCTCTACAACGACAATGTAACCGGCCGTGTGGTAGCGACCATGCTGCTCAACGGATTCGTCAACAACCAGGAGTTGACGCTCAGGCCGCGCGAAGAGGTCGATATCCTGGTCGCTTCCCAGAATGAAATCGGGTATCGCGTCATCCTGAACAATCGTCACTGGGGAATGCTCTACCGCAACCAACTGTTCCGTCCGGTGCAGATCGGCGACCGGCTGAAGGGTTATGTATCGCGCATCACCGAAGACAACCGGGTGGATGTCGCGCTGCAGCAGCAAGGATACGATGAAGTGAAAAAATCGGCGGCCCGGCTTGTGGAGTTACTCCAAGGACAGGGCGGCACGCTGCCATTGTGGGACGCAAGCGCGCCTGACGAGGTGGCGCGCCTGACCGGCATGAGCAAAAAAGTATTCAAGCGCAGCGCGGGGCTGCTGATGAAGCAGGGCCGGATCACCATGCAGGAAGGCCGCATCTCCCTCGTGGACGAAGAGTAA
- a CDS encoding lytic transglycosylase domain-containing protein, producing the protein MKFQVLLCALAFSVTACAQTTSGTHAASQGEFAPTQVPPLPAKLEFAGEAVPLGNYDTRESLTREMLTTLYMHSRTMQTLLASERYFAIIEPILKKYGVPDDFKYLCMAESGLNPEARSGAGAAGLWQLMPAYAKSAGLLVGGEVDERYHVEKSTEAACRYLVDAKRRLGSWTLAAASFNAGVAGVSRRLEKQGVTSYYDLFLPSETLRYVFRVLSFKLLVGDPGAYGYRIGTEDYYKPLPEYKEVTVDFPTIDWTAFARGHGTNYKLMRELNPWIRDYDHNNKAGRSYVVKIPADDSRK; encoded by the coding sequence ATGAAATTTCAGGTATTGCTTTGCGCGCTAGCGTTTTCGGTGACGGCCTGCGCACAGACTACTTCCGGCACGCATGCCGCCTCTCAAGGTGAATTTGCCCCGACACAGGTTCCCCCCCTTCCTGCCAAGCTCGAATTTGCCGGCGAGGCGGTGCCCCTCGGCAATTACGATACGCGGGAGAGCCTGACGCGCGAGATGCTGACCACGCTTTACATGCATTCGCGCACGATGCAGACGTTATTGGCCTCGGAGCGCTATTTTGCCATAATCGAACCGATCCTGAAAAAATACGGAGTTCCCGACGACTTCAAATACCTGTGCATGGCCGAAAGCGGCCTCAATCCCGAGGCCCGTTCCGGTGCCGGAGCCGCGGGACTTTGGCAGCTGATGCCCGCGTATGCCAAATCAGCAGGCCTGTTGGTGGGCGGCGAGGTCGATGAACGCTATCACGTCGAGAAATCGACCGAGGCCGCCTGTCGGTATTTGGTAGATGCCAAGCGGAGGCTGGGCAGCTGGACGCTGGCTGCGGCATCATTCAATGCGGGTGTGGCCGGGGTATCGCGCCGTCTCGAAAAACAGGGCGTCACTTCCTATTATGACTTGTTCCTGCCGTCGGAAACGCTGCGTTATGTGTTCCGTGTGCTGTCGTTCAAGTTGTTGGTCGGCGACCCCGGAGCTTATGGATACCGGATCGGTACGGAGGATTATTACAAACCGCTGCCCGAATACAAGGAGGTGACGGTCGATTTCCCCACGATCGATTGGACTGCCTTTGCACGCGGGCACGGCACGAATTACAAACTGATGCGCGAGCTGAATCCCTGGATTCGCGATTACGACCATAACAACAAAGCGGGCCGCAGCTACGTTGTGAAGATACCTGCGGACGATTCCCGCAAATAG